TAAAATTCACTATAAAATGAATTTAACATAGTTGATTTTTTGCTTATAATACAATGAAAACAAATCATTTAAGTAACCCCATATTGTATTCCAAACTTAAATCAACTTAAAACTACAGTATTTTAATGACAAAAAAACACCTCATTCCTGAAGTGTTTTTCTATTAGAATTGATCTAGTTATATTATTTTTTTATCCACCATTGGCTGTCTTTACGATCAGAGCGTTTTACCCCATTATCAATGGTATAAGCGAATCCGATTCCAAGGGTTTGTTTCAGCTGCGTTTTTTCGATTTGACTGTGATCATACAACAAATCAACCGTTACATTGGATGAAATATATTTGTTTACTTTCAGGTTCAATAGGGCTCCATAAGCCAATACCAATCTATCCGGATGATCCAGATAATTTGAAAAGACCGATGCGGTATTGGTCAAGTAGATATCTTCCATTATTTTCAGCTTATAAATTGCCGTTCCCAAGAAACCGAACTGCAATAAAGAAGAATCACCATCGCTTTTCAAACCGTAGCTTCCCGCTGTCTGAAGGTCTTTATCCAGTACAAATGTCCATCTGGCGTTGGTAGGACGTAAAGTTACCGTCAGATCTTCATTAGGTCTGTACGTGATACCCATCCCGACGTTCAGGTAACCTGGAGCCATAAAATTTGAGATTTTTTTGGCTTCAGGGTTGTTTCCGTCTTCATATCCTGCAGCAAACTGAGATTGTAATCCCGTTCCTAAAGAGAAATACCAGCTTTTTGAAAATTTTCGCCCATAGTTGGTAGAAACATTGATAACATCCTGAGTTTTCCTTATTCCTATTCCTTTGGTATCATTTTGTCCATAACCTAAAATAATGATATTTTCCCAGAGATCATTATTTTTCTCGTACGTCAGGTTGTAATTGACACCGGCAAGCCACCCCACGTTATTAGCCCCACCTTGTACCCAGTTTGAAAAGGCAGACTGATTGATCATTAATGTATTTTTCCCTATCACAGACCAGTATTTTACTGTGTCTACCACAACAGAATCTTTCTTCAATTCTTCTTGTGCACTTGCATAAATCCCAATAAAAAAGGAAAGAATCAATAAAAACTTCTTCATTACTCAAATAATTTTCACTGCAAAAATATTAATATAATTTTTTTTAAAGGTAAATTCAGCTTTAAAGAATTAGGATTCTTTAAAGTTTAAATGCCTAACAATAAGATATCTCTATAAAATCAATGCCAAAATAATAAGTCTGAAAATAAATTTGACACCTTTTGTCTTAAAATCAGATGGATAGAAATTGATTCATCGCCAAATTTTCCGAAATTTATCATTGGCTTTTGATTTGACGTAAAATCCTCATGTTTAAAAATGCAATTTCAAAAAGAGCGATTATATACCCTTTGCTGATGCTTTCTGCAATGTGGTTCGGGTATTTTTTACAAATGCAGGGATTTTTTCAAAGCTGTTTTGGAGCGATTATACCGCTTTTACCTGAAGGACTGCTGGGTATAGTTACCTCCCCTCTTTTGCATGGAAATATCGATCATATTATAGGAAACTCTATTCCCATAGCGGCACTTATGTTTTTGCTCTATCAGTTTTACCCTTTAGTTGCAAACAAGGTTTTTATTATCGGCTGGCTGGCAACAGGGCTTTTGGTATGGCTTCTTCCTCCCATCGACATTTTTTCCGGCGAATATATGTACACCTGTACAATCGGAGCCAGTGGCGTGGTCTATGTTCTTGCCTTCTTCCTTTTCTTCAGTGGAGTATTCAAATGGAATACAAAGCTTCTTACCATTTCAATGCTAGTGGTACTGTATTATGGAAGTTTAGTCTGGGGAATGCTTCCGGAAGAACTGTTCTACAATATGCAGGAACCCAGTAAAATTTCATGGCAGGCCCATCTTTCCGGTGCTGTAGTAGGTAGTGTCATTGCATTTGCTTTTAAAAATGTTGGAGAAAAAAAGAAAAAATTTATCTGGGAATTCCCTAATTATTATAGTGAAAAGGATGATAAGCTGTGGCAGGAATACAAGGAAAATCATCCGGAAGATTTTATGGAGCTTCCCTATAAAAAAAGAGATGATATTTGGGATCATTTGGATGAATTAAGGAAAAGATAAAAACTTATTTCATTACATTTGAAAAAAAACACACATGATTTCCGAAGAATACTTTTACGCAATCGCCCTCCGCGAATGCAGCCAGATAGGTGATATTCATTTTCATAAACTTGTCCATACTTTTGGGAGTGCACAGGAAGCATGGAAAAGAGCAAAGAAAGAGTACAAAAAACTGGAAGGAATAGGACAAAAAACAGTTTCAGATATTGGAAATAAGTCTCATTTGGAATTCGCAGAAGAAGAATTAAATTTTTGCGAAAAAAATAATATCCGGATCAGGCTGAAGCATCTTAGTGAAACTCCTTTACTGCTTAATGAATGTAATGATGCCCCTGCTATTCTTTATCAGAAAGGAAAGATTGATGATACACAATCAAAAGTAAGTATTGTAGGAACCCGAAATATGACGGGCTATGGCCAAAAATTTATTGAAGACTTCTTTGAAACAACTCAATCTTCAAGATATACATCAGTAAGCGGACTTGCTTTGGGTGTTGACAAAGAGGTTCATGAGCAGTCTATTCTTCACCGAAAATCTACTGTAGCGGTTCTTGCACATGGTTTCCAATATTTATATCCATCAAAGAACAGAAAACTTTCAGAGAAAATTTTGGAGGAAGGAGGCGCATTAATCACAGAGTTTAGTTCTTCCCGGAAACCAGACCGTGAAAACTTTATCCAGAGAAATAGAATTGTAGCAGGAATGTCTCCCGCAACCATTGTGGTGGAAACCGGTTTTGGAGGAGGGTCTGTAAGTACTGCTGCTTTTGCCAATGATTATAACCGTGACGTCTTTGCCCTCCCGGGAAAAATTACAGACATCTGCAGCCAGGGATGTAATCAGCTGATTTTCCATAATAAAGCGACAGCCATTTCTACCATAAAAGATCTTGTAAACATGCTAGGGTTTAATGATCCTAAAGAAAAAATAGAAGAGTTATTTCCTTACAGCGAGACATTGATGCAATTATCTGATAATCAATATTTAATATATCAATCTATTAAAGATCAACCTCAGATTTCTCTGGATGATCTGGCGCAGAAAATTAATATTCCCACCCACAAAATCTTACCAATAATTTTGGAATTGGAACTTTTAGGGAAAGTAAAATCATTTTCCGGGAGGCAATTCATCGCAATTTAAGATTTAATGATTTCTTAATATTGCATTATTTCACACATAACATTTCATTTTTAATAAAATTTGAACACAAATTATCAATTTAATAATATTACGAAACATTATTATTTAATTTTTAACAATGTTGAAATACAGTGTTGTGAATCTTGAAAAAAAAATTAAATTTGTTGACAATAATATTCAACCTTAATATATGGAACAATATAATATTGACCAGAAAATCCAAGAGTTTATTGCAAAAATTGAAGCAAAAAATCCTAACGAACCGGAATTCTTACAGGCTGTAAAAGAAGTTGCCGTAACAGTAATTCCATTCATTGCTACTAAAAAAGAATATACCGGAATGAAGCTGCTTGAAAGAATGGCTGAAGCTGAAAGAATTATTATTTTCAGAGTTCCATGGGTTGATGACAAAGGAGAGATTCAGGTTAACAGAGGTTTCAGAATTCAAATGAACTCTGCTATTGGACCATACAAAGGAGGGATTCGTTTCCATCCTACTGTAAACTTATCAGTTCTTAAGTTCTTAGCTTTCGAACAAGTATTCAAAAACTCTTTAACAACTCTTCCAATGGGAGGTGGTAAAGGAGGTTCAGATTTCGATCCACAAGGAAAATCTGATATGGAAGTAATGCGTTTCTGCCAGGCTTTCATGACAGAACTGTGCAAGCACATTGGTCCTGAAACAGACGTACCTGCGGGAGATATCGGTGTAGGAGCAAGAGAAATCGGATATTTATTCGGACAGTACAAGAAAATCAGAAACGAATTTACCGGAGTTCTTACAGGAAAAGGTCTTGCCTATGGAGGTTCATTAATCCGTCCTGAAGCTACAGGATACGGCGTAGTATACTTCGCTGAGCAAATGCTTAAGACTATCGGACAGGATTTCCAAGGGAAAACAGTAACGGTATCAGGTTTCGGAAACGTAGCTTGGGGAGTTATCAAAAAAGCAACTGAACTTGGCGCTAAAGTAGTAACAATCTCTGGACCAGATGGATACATTTATGACAAAGATGGTATCAGCGGAGAAAAGATCGATTATTTATTAGAGCTTAGATCTTCAGGAAACAACAGAGCTGAAGATTATGCTAAAAAATATCCTTCTGCTGAATTCCATGCTGGAAAACGTCCTTGGGATGTGAAATGTGATGTAGCGTTCCCTTCTGCAACTCAAAACGAATTAGATTTAGATGATGCAAGAAAACTAGTTGAAAACGGATGTGTTTGTGTAACGGAAGCGGCTAACATGCCTTCTACACTAGACGCCATCAACTATTTCTTAGATAATAAAGTATTATTCTCTCCTGGTAAAGCTTCCAACGCTGGAGGTGTTGCTACATCAGGATTAGAAATGACTCAGAACTCTATCCGTCTTAACTGGACTTCTGAAGAGGTTGATGCAAGATTAAAGGAAATCATGATTGGTATCCACAAAGCTTGTAGAGACTACGGAAAAGACGAAGACGGTTATGTAAACTACGTAAAAGGTGCAAATATTGCCGGCTTCGTAAAGGTAGCAGAAGCAATGTTGGCTCAAGGAGTTGTGTAACAGAAAAACAAAGGTTGGGAAAAATTCCCGACCTTTTTTGATATAGCCTGTTCCCGGGATAATGGGAAAAAAGTAAAAAGTGAAAGGAGAAAGCGCTGCTATATGCAGCGCTTTTTTTATTTTTATATCATGAAAAACACTTTTAAAAATATTGATGAATATATCCTTCTATTCCCGATGGAAGTGCAGGAAAAACTGCTTGAACTTAGACAAGCCATCCATTCACAGATTCCGGATCTGGAAGAATATATTGGATATCAGATGCCTGCTTTCAGGTATAAAGGAAAACCTTTGGTATATTTTGCCGGATATAAAAAACACATTGGTTTTTATCCCGGAGCTGAAGGGATCAGTAATTTTGAAACAGATTTTGAGCAAAGAAAATATACATTTTCCAAGGGAGCTGTACAGTTTCCGATTTCCGGTGATCTCCCGCTGGATTTAGTCAATAAGATTCTCCGGTTTAAAGTAGGAAAAATTGACCAAAAAAAATCCTGAAATACGAGATTTCAGGATTCCGACTAGTGTTTGCTAAAGTACTTTTACTTTTTCTTCTTTTTGTCTTTCTTTTCCTCTTTAGGTGCATCTGCTGGCTTCGTTGCATCTGTAGGTGTTGTACTTACCGTTGGGTCAGTTGCAGGAGATGTTTCCATTGTAGTTGCAGGGGTTTTTTCCTGTTGAGTTTTTGGATCCGAAGGACTTGTAGTCTGTGTATTCGGTTGTTGGGTTTGAGTTGTCGTTGGATTATTAGTAGAAGTATCCGCCGGCTTTTGTGGTGTTGATTGTGCTGATACTGCGATTACTCCGACTAATGTAAACGCTGCCGTTAAAAATAACTTTTTCATAATGTAATATTTAAATGATTGTTTAACTTAAACGAAGCATCATTTATAAAATTATGTGTAATAAGCTTATTTAACGTACTTTATAATTATTTAAGAGGAATTAGTAAAAAATAATTCTAACGAATTGGACTGAAGGACCGAAGCTTGAAGCTAGAAGTTAATCTCAGTTGAGCCATCATTTTTTTGTGTAACAGCTTCACGCTCCATCTTCTCACTTCCTGCCTACAAAACTACTTTGCTACATTCTTCATCATTTTTTCCACGAATTCAAAAGCGGCCGGACAGATCACTGTATTTTTCAGCATCAGGTTATTAATCTGATAAATCTTCTTCCGGTCTGTGTGAGGGTATTCACGGCAGGCCTTAGGTCTTACTTCATAGATAGAACAGGTATTATCACTGTTCAGGAAAAAGCATGGAAGATGCTGCAGTACCTTATCATTATCTTCATCTATCCTTAAAAATTTGGCCTCAAAGTCTGCAGGCTTCATACGAAGATGCTTGGCAATACGCTCAATATCCTTTTCCGTGTACAAAGGGCCGGTTGTTTTACAGCAATTGGCACATTGCAAGCAGTCTATTTCAGAGAAAACTTCATCATGGGTTTCCTGCACAATATAATCAAGGTTTTTGGGCGGTTTTTTCTTTAATCCGTCCAGAAATTTCTTATGCTCTTTCTGCTTTTGTATTGCTTGTTTTTTATAAAAATCTAAATTCATTTATTCATTATTTCTTACAAAATCTGGAATCTCTTCTTTCTTATACTCATTGATTTTATCGAGATCCAGGACTGTCGTAAGGTTTTCTTTGCTTGGATAATACATCGGAACAAATTTAGCTCCGTATACAATTTCTCTGGTAGTATAGGAGGACCGCTGAACTACAGTGTTTGAAAATACTTCATCAAATGCCCGTACCTGTACAATAAGCTCGATATCCGTATTTTTAAAATCATCTTCGGAAAAGCCATAAAATGGAGAGTTTTCATCAATTTTATGCACCACGGTCCAGTTGAGTGCCAACGTATTAATTTTGCTCATTTGGGTGTCCAGTCTGTAAAAATTACTTTTGGCAATTCCATTTTCTATGACTTCAATAGCCGCCGAAAGAATCACGTCAGCATCTGTCAGTGCATTATTTTTATAAGGGGCAAGCCTGAACATCAATGCTGGAGAGTCCTGAAAAGGAGCAATAACTGCTATATCAGAAAATCTGAGGTATGCTCTCGGTCTTGAAAATCTTCCGTAAAAAAGTCCTGTTGCTATGGCAAAGGTAAGCAATCCCAAAAAAGCTTCAAAAGTAGCCACAAGGCTGGCCAAAAATCCCACCGGAGCAATTCTTCCATATCCAACTGTTGTGAAGGTCTGGGAACTGAAGAAAAAGACGTCGATAAATTCGTTCAACGGATCACTTTTATCAATTCCGGTCAGGTGCTCAACACCTATCAGGTAATAGATCATTGCAAAAAGAAGATTGATGAGAATATAAGCTATGACTAAGTAAGAAATAAAGCGAAATGAAGAAAGATTCAGCATGGTATGATACCAGCTTAGCCTGTTGAAGACATTCACTCCTCTTCTCTGAACATTCGGAAGACCGTCTTTATTGATAAATCTTCCGGATGCATTAGTCCCGAAGCCACTGTTCTCCGCATTTTTCTGACGGATCTTTTTTCTGAATCCTCTTGTCATTTTTATAGCATTTATTTTTGAACAGCTTAAATTACAACAGCAAATTGAGGGATTTGCTTATCTTCTTTCTTACCGTTTCTGGTGCAAAGATAAAATATTGTTTTGATGAATTTTATCAATTGATTCATTTGAGTTTTAATTTGATTTTGGAGTACATTTGAGGTATGAAAAAACTGGAGTCAAGAGAGGACATTGAGCACCTTGTCAACTCATTTTATACAAAGGTCATTAAAGATGAAACCATAGGATTTTTCTTTAATGATGTTGCTAAAGTAGATTGGGATAAACATCTTCCTAAAATGTATTCTTTCTGGGAATCTATTCTTTTCGGGCAGATGTCTTATAAAGGAAATCCAATGGGCGTTCATTTCCCGATTAATGAGATACAGGCAATGGAACAGAAGCATTTTGACAGATGGCTGCTTCTTTGGCGTACTACTATTGAAGAAAATTTCGTAGGAGAAAATGCAGATATGGCAGTCTACAAGTCTGAAAACATAGCAAAGCTTATGGCTTTCAAGATGGATTTGGCGAGGAGATTGTAATGTGTTTCGAGGTGCGGGATTTCGGGGTACGAGGTACAAAATCCCAGATTTATTTCAAATAATAATTTCTCTTTTAAGGCACAATTACCGTAAAGATATAAGCTGCCAGATTCACCAATAGAACAGTTCCGTAGAGGACATTTGTTTTTCCGCGGCTTAATGAAAGCATTACGATAAATACGGATAAAGAAAGCAAAATAATATCCTTTTTGTCCAAGCCCAGAACCAATGGAATATCGTACATGATGCATACCACGGAAACCGCTGGAATAGTCAATCCAATACTAGCCAGTGCAGAACCCAATGCAAGATTCAAACTGGATTGGATTTGATTGGCTCTTGCCGCTCTGATTGCCGCAACCCCTTCCGGAAGTAATACTACGGCTGCAATGATGACCCCAACAAGGGATTTTGGAGCACCAAGGCTTTGTACCATCCCTTCTATCGTGTCTGATAATCCTTTTGCCATCAATACAACAATAACAAGGCAAACCACAAGAAAAGCAAAGCTGATAAGCGTTTTTGTGAGTGAAGGAATATAATGTTCTTCCGGATGTTCATCAGGAACAATAAAATAGCTTCTGTGGCGCACAGTCTGTACCATCAGGAAAACTCCGTAAATAACAAGACATGCGATGGATATAAAAATAAGCTGAGCTTCGTTATAGAAAGGTCCGTTGACACTTGAAGTAAAATTAGGAAGAACAAGGGTAAGTACAAGAATAGAAACAATACTTACCAGATAAGTAGTTGCTGAGGTTCTTGCGAAGAATTGCTCATGATATTTAACACCGCCTACAAGAATACATATTCCCAGAATTCCGTTAAGAATAAGCATTACAGCGGCAAAAACCGTATCCCTGGCCAGCGTGATCGCCTGATCTCCGCCGGCCACCATCAGCGAGATGATGAGCGCAACTTCAATAATGGTGATACAAAGAGCCAGAATAATGGTTCCGAAAGGCTCCCCTACTTTATGAGCCACTACTTCGGCATGGTGTACTGCTGATAATACACTTCCGATCAGTAAAACACCTGCAAAAATATCATAAAGAACCCCAGATCCCATCAGTCCGGAAAAGTAGTACCCTACCGCAAGGAGAGGAAAAACATAAGTATAATGTAAGAATTCTTTAGGTCTCATAAGTGACTACAAAATACAAAAAATCTATGAAATTTTAAATATCAAAAGAAAATATTAATAATATTTTAATGCGGCCAGAAGTTAAAGTCCTGATAATCTGTAAACATATGAAACAGAAGTCCAATTCCTATAATTCTGATATCTCCTTTAAAAAACAGCAGCAAAAAATACACCGCAATGGCATAATATGAATGTAAAAAATGAAAACCTATACTTCCCCGCGACGGATCAAAAATAGGATTGGCAAAAAGATGGTCCAGATCTACCAGCATGGTAGCCAGGAGAATAAAATAAGCTTTCTTCCAGTTTTTACGGTAAAAAATCAATGCAATAAAGACCGGAAAAACGAGATGCAAAAAATAATGGGTAAAGGTTTTTAGCAATGCGATGTCTGATGGAGCCATTAATAGATAATTTTATTCGGTTTCTATGCTTACCACCGTAAAATTAAGGGTAATTCTCCATTTTTTGCTTTTATTTTTATCCAATAATCCTGTGATTTATTCCCGTAAAGTATATAATCTATATCTGAAATAATTCTTTTTTCAGTGTTACCAAGCATTTTAAAAGAAGAATACAGCAGAGCAGTGTTTCTGATGAAAATATAATTTTCTTTTAACTGAGGTGATAATGATACTGGTTTTCGGGTTGATTTGATCGCAACACCGTTGTTATTTCGGCTGATTTGATTCGGCTGGAAAGGAATTGCTGTGAATTGATTTTCGTTATTGATCCACTTTTTAGACTGGAAATATTCCCATGTTCTTTCAGGATCATCACTTTTAATATCTATAGTATAATTGGGTTGGGTTATTTTTTGAAAGGTCTTTTTTTCAACTTCATTGAAATTGTCATCATATTCATAGCTGATAATCGTATCATTGACCTGTTCAAGATCTGCCGTTGCTTTCAGATAAACAGCTTGTGAAGAATCAGCAATACTTTTATTGAAAAAACGGCTAAAATTCCTGATGTTTTCTTTGTCTAATTCCAGATCAAGAAAGTGATTTCCCTTCTGAAGTTTGGAGGTTATCGAATTAAAAATTTCAGAGCCTGAATTATTCTTTATTTCAATTTCATCATCATTTAAATCAATAGAAAAGTTTTGAATTTTCTTTCCTGAAATGAAAGAAATGCTTGCAGCTGTATAATGAATAAACTGATCTGCATCCCAAACCGGATTTGAAGAAGTCTTGAGAAGCTTTTTCTGAATGTTTTCAAAAGCCAGATCTGAAGTCCCTGCAACACAATGGTCTCCATTGATTATAATAAAAATATTATCCTTCTGAAAATGATTATTCCCTTTCTCTACAAAATTTTGTTTCTTTAAAAAAGTGATCAATTTTTGTGGGTCTTTCAATTCTAAAACACTGTACCATTCGGAGAACTTTGTGTCTTTAAGATGGAAGATCTGCAAAAAATCAGGAATTCTGATTCCCGCCTCTTTCAATGAACCTGAATTCTTGCCTTTAGCTTTGTTTCCGGACCAATGTGAAGGATGTGTTATCAGGCTGAAGAGATATTGTCCCGTTAGTTTCTTGACATCAATTAAAACTACTGCATCTGCATTTCCAGGAATATATTTGAGGTTCTTATTCTTATGAAAGGCCACAAAATATACTGCAATAGCGAGCAATACAATTAACGGGACAATAATCTTCTTTTTATTCATCTATAAAATTTGTGGTTTCTCTTCTGTTTCTTTTGTTTTAAAAACCTGATCGAATACATCAAAGAAATACATTAAACTGTTTTCCGAAGAATCTTTAATATTATAATTCATTTCTGTCTGGATACTCTCTCCCTTCACTTCTGTTTTATAATACATTTCACCAACATTTTTTCTGACAGCATCCAGTGCTTTTCTTTCTTTAGGACTTTTAAATTCTTTGTCTAAACCTGTTAAAAGTTTTTGGATATCCAATCTTCCTGATAATGGATATTTAGCTGAATCTTTCGCCCATTTTCTGGAAATGTCAGATTGATTTACAGGTAAAATATTGTCCGCTGAACTCATCAGATAAACAACACCATCATTTACTGTGAAGAACAGCTGATCTATATATCCTCCATCTTTCTCTTCCTTAAAGGTGTACAGATTTCCTTTTTTAGAGAACCTTTTAGAGAATTTCTTGTTGGTGGCCAGTAAATCAAAAATACGGTTCCAGTAGCCTTCATTCTCTGTTGCAAAAGCAAAAGTGAAATTAGGCACAGCAATTTCTTTGGTTTTCTTCACTTCTTTTTCGTTGAAATCAGCATCGTATTCGTAATCCGTGTACTCTACTGTTTTGGATTTCAATTCATTTAAAACAAAGATTCCGTTTCCGGGTGCAATTTTGGTAATAGCTTCTTCATCCAGAACAATTTTCATCGTTTCCATGACCAGCTCCATTTCCTTTTTATACTCGTTTTCTCCGGAATTCTGAAGCAGGCTGTACATCAAATCAAAACATTTGGCTCCATTCACATTCATTGCATAGTAGCCAACGCTTTTTTCATTGATTAATTCCAGCAGTTTTTTATTCTTCTTTCCTTTATAAATAGCTGATATATTCTTTTGAAGGTCAGCATTTTTGTGCTGGTAATTATTAACAAGCCTTACTTTATCTTTATCAAAATACAGATTGTAAGAATAGTTGGAATTGTACATATTTTTAAAGAACTGCCCATAGCTGTAGAACTTCGTCATCTTACCATAGATTCCTTCATTCACTATTCTTCCATAGTCTGTATAGACAAAAGCATCAGAATTAGTGTCTCTGAATGTTAGCATTTCTTTAGGAACTTCAATTTCCAGATTTGAGCTGAAATATTGGTCAAAATGATCTTCAGCATTCTTTTTAACGATCTTAAAGTTTTCTCTGCGGATAGAGTCCTGCTCTTTTTTGTATGCTTTATCCTCTTCTTCATCGTAAGCATAAGCATCATCAGGCATTTCCTCTCCGTTTTCGGGGTTCTCAGCACTTTCCTTCTCTGCAGGATATTTATGATGTTTCTGCAGGTATTTGATGTCTTTCTGGATTCTTGCAATCTCGTTGTTGTTATCTTTGATGCTTTCCTTCAGATATTTAATATCATCCTTAAGGTTTTTGATTTCTTCTTTGTAATCAAAAGGCTTTTCCGGCTCATCAGTATAAGCTGTATCTCCTTCTTCTGCGTAAACGCTGTCAACAGCTACGGCAGTACTGTCCGCAACGGCTTCTGTTGACCAAAGATCTTTGTAAGGTTTGGTATAGCTTATCATCCTAAGAACCGCGCGGCTTCCGTTCCAGGCCACAAAAATATCATCATTGATATCTACGTAAGAATAGTTCTTTTTATTAGAAACTTCCTGTCCTTTTTTCTTAACAGAATTGATGAATTCCTGAAACTTCTCCTTATTATCAATGATAAAATGAGTATTGTATGCCTTAATGGAGTCATTAAAGCTTGCATAATGGTACTGAACAGCGTCATATTTGATTCCGGTTTTGGAATAATCTGTCCAAGAAAGGTTTTCTTTATTATTTTTGCTCAGTTCGTGCAGCAAAGGATTCAGTTTATTCCAGTTGATTTTGTTGTTAAGCTGTTTCCCGTTGACTTCCATATAAAATACAGCATCAGTGGGGATTTTCATACTATTTTGGGCAAAAACCAGTGTAAAACCAAAGAGTACAAAAAGGATTTTTTGTGTTTTTAATAAGATAGATTTCATGACTATAGTTTAGAAATTTATTGAAAAAGAATTGTGTTATGTATTTGTTTTTTCTGAAGGATCAGATCCAGAATATCAGCTTCCAGTTTGAGCGCTTTTTTATTGGGAGAAAGCACATACGTATTGTTTGTTTGTGATTTCACTGTACTTTCAAACTGCATAATGGAAGTATATCTCGCATTGTTAAAAACTTCCTTATCCGCTTTACTCATCTTGTCGTAATCTGCTTTGAATGTATTGACTTTATTCCTTGTCAGCGTCTTTTTTTCAAGATTCTGGCTGTAAACCTGCGTTGGAACCATTTTACCCAATATATTCTGAGCCTTCAGTTTTTCCAGGCCGGCATTGATGTTTTCAATTTTCTTAAAATTACAGCTCAGTTTAATGATGTAATTATCAAAATCCATGGATGTTTTCACATTGCTTATTCCGGGAGTTCCTTTGAAAATTTTTGCCGCTTCATTGATTTTATTTTCAATTTCGGTCTTTTTCGGAACTTTTTTCCCGTTGATAGTTTCCATTTTTGAGATGGATGCCAGCCTCGTTTTGCTTTTACTGGCGTTAAGAATAATGGTATATTCTCCTGTTCCGTCAGCCTTTACATTCACTTTATCAAGGATATCGAAACAGCTTGTAAGAAATAGTAAAGGAAAAAAAAGAAGAAATAATCTGAGGAAATTTTTCATGATTGGGTTTAAAGCCACAAAATTACTCAATTTTGGACTTAAAACCTTATAATCTCCGATTTTTTGGGCATAAATAGCTGTTTCCCGGTACTTTTTTAGGGGAAAACACGGTACTATTTCCGTATATTATTTTTTAAACACGTCCTTTCAGATAGTCCTGACGAAGATCTTCGTCCAGCTTTTCAATAGCATACCGAAGGCAGGTTCTGGGCATTTCATTGTAATATAAATTCAGATAACGGATTAATTCTCCTTCATTCTTATTTCCCATTTCCCTTAATAGCCAGCCATTGGCTTTATGCATCAGATCATGCGGGTGCTTCAGGTTTCTGGTTACGAATTCCTTAGTAAGATCAAATGATCCCTTTTTTATATAATGCATCGTCCCTACAACAGCCACTCTTTTGTGCCACATTTCTTCAGATTCAGAAAGCTTCCTAAGAAGGCTTTCCT
This genomic window from Chryseobacterium viscerum contains:
- a CDS encoding iron chaperone, giving the protein MKNTFKNIDEYILLFPMEVQEKLLELRQAIHSQIPDLEEYIGYQMPAFRYKGKPLVYFAGYKKHIGFYPGAEGISNFETDFEQRKYTFSKGAVQFPISGDLPLDLVNKILRFKVGKIDQKKS
- a CDS encoding rhomboid family intramembrane serine protease yields the protein MFKNAISKRAIIYPLLMLSAMWFGYFLQMQGFFQSCFGAIIPLLPEGLLGIVTSPLLHGNIDHIIGNSIPIAALMFLLYQFYPLVANKVFIIGWLATGLLVWLLPPIDIFSGEYMYTCTIGASGVVYVLAFFLFFSGVFKWNTKLLTISMLVVLYYGSLVWGMLPEELFYNMQEPSKISWQAHLSGAVVGSVIAFAFKNVGEKKKKFIWEFPNYYSEKDDKLWQEYKENHPEDFMELPYKKRDDIWDHLDELRKR
- a CDS encoding DUF3078 domain-containing protein, coding for MKKFLLILSFFIGIYASAQEELKKDSVVVDTVKYWSVIGKNTLMINQSAFSNWVQGGANNVGWLAGVNYNLTYEKNNDLWENIIILGYGQNDTKGIGIRKTQDVINVSTNYGRKFSKSWYFSLGTGLQSQFAAGYEDGNNPEAKKISNFMAPGYLNVGMGITYRPNEDLTVTLRPTNARWTFVLDKDLQTAGSYGLKSDGDSSLLQFGFLGTAIYKLKIMEDIYLTNTASVFSNYLDHPDRLVLAYGALLNLKVNKYISSNVTVDLLYDHSQIEKTQLKQTLGIGFAYTIDNGVKRSDRKDSQWWIKK
- the dprA gene encoding DNA-processing protein DprA, which translates into the protein MISEEYFYAIALRECSQIGDIHFHKLVHTFGSAQEAWKRAKKEYKKLEGIGQKTVSDIGNKSHLEFAEEELNFCEKNNIRIRLKHLSETPLLLNECNDAPAILYQKGKIDDTQSKVSIVGTRNMTGYGQKFIEDFFETTQSSRYTSVSGLALGVDKEVHEQSILHRKSTVAVLAHGFQYLYPSKNRKLSEKILEEGGALITEFSSSRKPDRENFIQRNRIVAGMSPATIVVETGFGGGSVSTAAFANDYNRDVFALPGKITDICSQGCNQLIFHNKATAISTIKDLVNMLGFNDPKEKIEELFPYSETLMQLSDNQYLIYQSIKDQPQISLDDLAQKINIPTHKILPIILELELLGKVKSFSGRQFIAI
- the gdhA gene encoding NADP-specific glutamate dehydrogenase — protein: MEQYNIDQKIQEFIAKIEAKNPNEPEFLQAVKEVAVTVIPFIATKKEYTGMKLLERMAEAERIIIFRVPWVDDKGEIQVNRGFRIQMNSAIGPYKGGIRFHPTVNLSVLKFLAFEQVFKNSLTTLPMGGGKGGSDFDPQGKSDMEVMRFCQAFMTELCKHIGPETDVPAGDIGVGAREIGYLFGQYKKIRNEFTGVLTGKGLAYGGSLIRPEATGYGVVYFAEQMLKTIGQDFQGKTVTVSGFGNVAWGVIKKATELGAKVVTISGPDGYIYDKDGISGEKIDYLLELRSSGNNRAEDYAKKYPSAEFHAGKRPWDVKCDVAFPSATQNELDLDDARKLVENGCVCVTEAANMPSTLDAINYFLDNKVLFSPGKASNAGGVATSGLEMTQNSIRLNWTSEEVDARLKEIMIGIHKACRDYGKDEDGYVNYVKGANIAGFVKVAEAMLAQGVV
- a CDS encoding YkgJ family cysteine cluster protein, encoding MNLDFYKKQAIQKQKEHKKFLDGLKKKPPKNLDYIVQETHDEVFSEIDCLQCANCCKTTGPLYTEKDIERIAKHLRMKPADFEAKFLRIDEDNDKVLQHLPCFFLNSDNTCSIYEVRPKACREYPHTDRKKIYQINNLMLKNTVICPAAFEFVEKMMKNVAK